A single region of the Triticum dicoccoides isolate Atlit2015 ecotype Zavitan chromosome 2B, WEW_v2.0, whole genome shotgun sequence genome encodes:
- the LOC119361611 gene encoding F-box protein At5g03970-like, translating into MTASLGPRCRPCSPAAGPLEDEDLLCEILLRLPPQPSSLPRASAVCKRWRRLVSDPDFSRRFCHHHRRNPPVLGLFIRGGDGIPFEPTLDAPNRVPPGRFSLPRRDGAIFISLGCRHGLVLILNIRPIQVLVWDPINGKQHRLDIPTWFLTHGTKSMNGAVLRAARDIQQFHVVLTVVDNVDEQNRQALACVYSSETGIWGDLISAPVPSKVPTSLLISDDATMVCTIRPGVLLGDSLYWILSGNFAGILNFDLKKQSLAVIQVPRHILQNGFYNSWIVRAEGGGLGLLWKIDHSFQLWKRKTDCDAVVSWVLERTIELNNLLPLCAIWSEIILGFAEENNAVFVWTDGLLFMVHLDSLQFKELCEPRTISYYHPFESVYTPGNSMPSHIH; encoded by the coding sequence AGCCTCGGACCCCGCTGCCGTCCCTGCTCGCCGGCGGCCGGTCCACTGGAGGACGAAGACCTGCTCTGCGAGATCCTACTCCGCCTCCCTCCGCAGCCCTCTTCCCTCCCGCGCGCCTCCGCCGTCTGCAAGCGCTGGCGCCGCCTCGTCTCTGACCCCGACTTCTCCCGCCGCTtctgccaccaccaccgccgaaACCCTCCGGTCCTTGGCTTGTTCATCCGAGGCGGCGACGGCATCCCCTTCGAACCTACTCTCGATGCCCCCAATCGTGTCCCGCCCGGGCGCTTCTCCTTGCCGCGCCGCGACGGCGCCATTTTCATCTCCCTTGGATGCCGCCATGGCCTCGTACTCATCTTAAACATACGGCCGATCCAGGTCCTAGTGTGGGATCCCATCAATGGCAAACAGCACCGCCTTGACATACCCACATGGTTTCTGACGCATGGGACGAAGTCCATGAATGGAGCAGTGCTTCGTGCTGCCAGAGATATCCAACAATTTCATGTGGTCTTGACAGTGGTAGACAACGTCGACGAACAAAACAGACAGGCGCTCGCCTGTGTTTACTCGTCCGAGACCGGCATATGGGGTGATCTTATATCAGCACCGGTCCCATCCAAGGTTCCCACCTCGCTTCTTATAAGTGATGATGCCACCATGGTTTGTACCATAAGGCCCGGTGTGCTTCTTGGGGATTCACTTTACTGGATTCTTAGTGGGAATTTTGCTGGAATTCTCAACTTTGATTTGAAGAAGCAAAGCCTAGCTGTGATACAGGTGCCACGACATATACTTCAAAATGGGTTTTACAACTCCTGGATTGTGCGGGCAGAGGGTGGTGGCCTCGGTTTACTCTGGAAAATCGACCATAGTTTCCAATTGTGGAAGAGAAAGACTGATTGTGATGCTGTTGTTTCATGGGTTCTTGAAAGAACTATTGAACTCAATAATCTACTTCCCCTCTGTGCAATATGGAGCGAAATAATTCTAGGGTTCGCCGAGGAGAATAATGCGGTGTTCGTGTGGACAGACGGCCTCCTCTTTATGGTTCATCTTGATTCATTGCAGTTCAAGGAACTTTGCGAGCCCAGAACCATTTCTTACTATCATCCATTCGAAAGTGTCTACACTCCAGGTAATAGCATGCCTTCACATATAcactaa